In Microtus pennsylvanicus isolate mMicPen1 chromosome 12, mMicPen1.hap1, whole genome shotgun sequence, the following proteins share a genomic window:
- the Odaph gene encoding odontogenesis associated phosphoprotein, whose product MAPGFHFWVLVCWSVLTMAEGQDVVTPPGGSPNNGNPTDCQIFTLTPPPTTGRPTVTRAQLNPRMPLWTWTYFLQRPGFYLRLPNRPSLLPNYNYGFQLNRFYLPQGRLITERYLGGGRFQSGSSSEESTEK is encoded by the exons ATGGCTCCTGGATTCCACTTCTGGGTCCTGGTCTGCTGGTCAGTGCTAACTATGGCAGAAG GACAAGATGTAGTGACCCCTCCTGGTGGCTCACCAAACAATGGGAACCCTACAGACTGTCAAATCTTCACACTCACCCCTCCGCCCACAACAGGGAGACCTACAGTAACAAGGGCCCAACTCAACCCAAGGATGCCCCTGTGGACTTGGACTTATTTTCTGCAAAGGCCTGGCTTCTACCTGAGGCTTCCTAACAGACCTTCTCTCCTTCCAAACTACAACTACGGCTTCCAGTTAAATCGTTTCTACCTGCCACAAGGTAGGCTGATTACTGAGAGGTACCTTGGAGGAGGACGGTTCCAGAGCGGAAGTTCATCTGAGGAAAGCACAGAGAAATGA